One segment of Shewanella piezotolerans WP3 DNA contains the following:
- a CDS encoding response regulator yields the protein MGKPYSVLVIDDHPLLRRGICQLITSDSDFTLFGEAGSGLDALSAVAENEPDIVLLDLNMKGMTGLDTLNALRQEGVTSRIVILTVSDAKQDVIRLVRAGADGYLLKDTEPDLLLDMLKNAMLGHRIISDNVKEYLSELNSSVNEQEWIENLTPRELEILQHLAEGQSNRVVAEQLHISEGTVKVHVKNLLRKANAKSRTEMAVRYLNQ from the coding sequence ATGGGTAAGCCTTATTCAGTACTCGTTATTGACGATCATCCACTATTACGTCGTGGGATCTGTCAGCTTATTACTTCAGACTCAGATTTCACTCTGTTCGGTGAAGCAGGAAGTGGCCTAGATGCGCTTTCAGCCGTTGCTGAAAATGAACCCGATATCGTATTACTCGATTTAAATATGAAAGGGATGACAGGCCTAGATACCCTTAATGCACTGCGGCAAGAAGGGGTCACCTCGCGTATTGTCATTTTAACTGTTTCCGATGCTAAGCAGGATGTGATTAGGCTTGTAAGAGCGGGCGCTGATGGTTACCTGCTAAAGGATACTGAGCCAGATCTACTACTCGATATGCTTAAAAATGCCATGCTTGGACACCGTATTATTAGCGATAATGTAAAAGAGTATTTGTCAGAGCTAAATAGTTCGGTCAACGAACAGGAATGGATTGAAAACCTAACGCCAAGAGAGCTTGAAATTCTGCAACACCTCGCAGAAGGCCAAAGCAACCGCGTCGTTGCAGAGCAACTGCACATTAGTGAAGGTACAGTTAAGGTACATGTGAAGAACTTATTGCGTAAAGCAAACGCAAAATCTCGTACAGAGATGGCAGTAAGATACCTTAACCAGTAA
- a CDS encoding isochorismatase family protein, with amino-acid sequence MLKPEDCVLVVVDVQGQLARVMHQSEALHQKLTILIKGVQLFDIPILWLEQLPDKLGATTDVLATELIRTTEPIAKQHFSGWQCPKFRAKLSAMGQKHILVAGIETHVCVYQTCMDLLDNAYPTHLIVDAMSSRTPENKQLGIEMMQEHGALKTNVESLLFELQHEAIGERFKALLALIK; translated from the coding sequence ATGTTGAAACCCGAAGATTGCGTATTAGTTGTTGTGGACGTGCAAGGGCAACTCGCACGAGTGATGCATCAAAGTGAAGCACTACACCAAAAACTGACCATATTGATAAAAGGGGTACAGTTATTCGACATACCGATTTTATGGCTAGAGCAACTTCCGGATAAGCTTGGTGCGACAACTGACGTACTCGCCACAGAGTTGATACGAACCACAGAGCCAATTGCAAAGCAGCACTTTAGTGGCTGGCAATGCCCTAAATTCAGAGCAAAGCTTTCCGCTATGGGACAGAAACATATATTGGTCGCAGGGATAGAAACTCATGTTTGTGTCTATCAGACCTGTATGGACCTTCTCGACAATGCTTACCCGACACACTTAATCGTCGATGCCATGTCTTCGAGAACACCTGAGAATAAACAGTTAGGTATAGAGATGATGCAGGAACATGGGGCGCTAAAAACAAATGTAGAATCATTGCTATTCGAATTACAGCATGAAGCAATAGGCGAACGCTTTAAAGCATTATTAGCGTTAATTAAGTAG
- the narQ gene encoding nitrate/nitrite two-component system sensor histidine kinase NarQ, translating into MKKGRLTSAIWGFMLTLILLSSGLAIFAIVNLSYSLGDARAINASGSLRMQSYRLMFYANSGSESAEEKIAEFENTLDSQALRASLTWYTPKELKQKYLAVIDKWQVMRYYIESENSRLYAAALKDFVDTIDLFVLETEQHAAFKLKLLAISQITGLAIMLLIAFVTVRIAKRKVVKPLQQLMQAADTISQGNFNVDMPKTEYIELSALSSALDTTVKKLASVYQGLESQVQEKTIALTRANNELKLLYDNVVMLHSSKLDISTLTDAINQLQSHNPDINLRLVIVEDEQVQYILDAQGEWPRDVKSTQKFALKFEQNNLGYLEVISKQPFSTALYSNFAIMLARSMVIHNAGEQRQQLALMEERGVIARELHDSLGQLLSFLKIQVNLLSKELDKTSKSPRAAEQLQEINEGVNTAYVQLRELLSTFRLTIKDPNLGHAIEAMIEQLRGQTDAEITLDYKLPVQLLGAHQHIHILQLTREATLNAVKHAKAKHIHISCQKISDEKVIIDISDDGVGIEKLKERDQHFGLGIMHERASRLSGVVEFNQNEEGGATVSLTFPPQQEPV; encoded by the coding sequence ATGAAAAAAGGCAGACTTACATCGGCAATATGGGGATTCATGCTAACGCTAATTTTACTCTCTAGCGGACTGGCCATTTTTGCCATTGTTAATCTCTCATATAGTTTGGGCGACGCTAGAGCAATTAATGCATCGGGTTCACTTCGAATGCAGAGTTATCGGCTTATGTTTTATGCTAATTCTGGCAGTGAGTCTGCAGAAGAAAAAATTGCAGAGTTTGAAAACACACTAGATTCTCAAGCACTTAGAGCCTCACTCACTTGGTATACACCCAAAGAGCTTAAACAAAAATACTTAGCCGTCATCGATAAATGGCAAGTTATGCGCTATTACATTGAGTCGGAGAACTCTCGGCTATACGCGGCTGCACTAAAAGACTTTGTCGATACCATTGATCTTTTTGTATTAGAAACTGAACAACATGCAGCCTTCAAACTTAAATTACTGGCCATAAGTCAAATAACCGGTTTAGCTATAATGTTGCTTATTGCCTTTGTCACAGTCAGAATAGCTAAACGCAAAGTTGTTAAACCACTGCAACAATTGATGCAGGCTGCAGATACAATTTCACAAGGTAATTTTAATGTAGATATGCCTAAAACAGAGTATATCGAATTGAGTGCATTAAGCAGTGCCCTCGATACCACAGTAAAAAAACTTGCCAGTGTGTATCAGGGACTCGAGTCTCAAGTTCAAGAGAAAACGATTGCCCTTACTCGCGCTAATAACGAATTAAAATTACTCTACGATAATGTGGTGATGTTACATTCTAGTAAATTAGACATTAGTACATTAACTGATGCAATCAATCAGCTGCAGAGCCATAACCCCGATATCAACTTAAGGTTAGTGATAGTTGAAGATGAACAAGTGCAATATATTCTCGACGCACAAGGTGAATGGCCGCGTGATGTTAAAAGCACGCAAAAGTTTGCCCTGAAGTTTGAGCAAAATAACCTAGGCTATTTAGAGGTGATCTCAAAACAGCCCTTCTCAACGGCGCTATATAGTAACTTTGCCATCATGCTTGCCCGCTCTATGGTTATCCATAATGCTGGAGAGCAAAGGCAGCAATTAGCGTTAATGGAGGAACGTGGCGTCATTGCTCGTGAGTTACATGATTCATTAGGCCAGTTACTGTCATTTTTAAAGATCCAAGTAAACCTATTGTCCAAAGAGTTAGACAAAACCTCTAAGAGCCCCCGAGCAGCTGAACAGTTACAGGAAATCAATGAAGGAGTTAATACCGCCTATGTTCAGCTTAGGGAGTTATTATCAACCTTTAGACTAACCATTAAAGACCCCAACCTGGGCCATGCTATAGAAGCGATGATCGAACAACTTCGTGGCCAAACTGATGCCGAAATAACCTTAGACTACAAGCTTCCGGTACAATTACTTGGTGCACATCAACATATCCACATTCTTCAGCTCACCCGAGAAGCGACGCTCAATGCTGTTAAACACGCCAAGGCGAAGCATATTCATATTAGCTGTCAGAAGATCAGTGACGAAAAAGTGATCATCGATATCAGTGATGATGGCGTAGGTATCGAAAAGCTCAAAGAAAGAGACCAACATTTTGGCTTAGGGATCATGCATGAGCGCGCCAGTCGCCTCTCAGGTGTGGTAGAATTTAATCAAAATGAGGAAGGTGGCGCCACGGTGTCCTTAACTTTCCCGCCTCAACAAGAACCAGTATAA
- the ccoG gene encoding cytochrome c oxidase accessory protein CcoG, whose protein sequence is MLNSNSNSSAVENSNVAKSRPLTSQRIPIKQIDSQTSGKIHIRQQKGYFQRIRTGMNSLLVALFFLLPFISYQGRQAILFNISEQQFIFFGTTLWPQDFTILAWIFIAAAFLLFFATVFWGRVWCGYLCPQTAWTFMFVWIEERIEGSSNKRLALDKAPMSLKKASKRISKHLAWGAIALLTGCGFIAYFIPARELYLDILTFEASFWIATWVWFFAICTYLNAGWMREQMCLHCCPYARFQSVMFDANTKTVTYDASRGESRGPRKRKQETDLGDCVDCNLCVDVCPTGIDIRNGLQYECINCGACVDACNQTMEKFGYKTNLISYASENELVDKAVPFYESYKFLGYGIAALIMLAVIGFDISSRSAIELNVIRDRQTLYRETLTDAIENSFTLKIRNKTQQARHYQIYVSGNNSYQLAGKSRVLIEAGEQLDYPVTVSADLNALDKSRNEITFVVAEQHSHSQVAQNSSFFSPI, encoded by the coding sequence ATGTTAAATAGCAATAGTAACAGCAGTGCAGTAGAGAACAGCAACGTGGCTAAGAGCCGCCCACTAACAAGTCAGCGTATTCCTATAAAGCAGATCGACAGCCAAACCAGTGGCAAGATCCATATTCGCCAGCAAAAGGGATACTTTCAACGCATTAGAACCGGAATGAATAGTCTTCTAGTAGCGCTATTTTTCCTACTGCCTTTTATCTCCTATCAAGGCAGACAAGCTATCTTATTCAATATTAGTGAGCAGCAGTTTATCTTTTTTGGCACCACTTTATGGCCGCAAGACTTTACTATTCTCGCTTGGATATTTATTGCAGCCGCTTTCCTTCTATTTTTTGCCACGGTATTTTGGGGCAGAGTTTGGTGTGGATACTTATGCCCACAAACCGCTTGGACATTTATGTTCGTTTGGATTGAAGAGCGTATAGAGGGCAGTAGCAACAAACGTTTGGCGCTAGACAAGGCGCCAATGAGCTTAAAAAAGGCAAGCAAACGCATCAGTAAACACTTAGCTTGGGGCGCTATTGCTCTACTTACCGGCTGTGGTTTTATCGCTTACTTTATTCCTGCTCGAGAACTGTATTTAGACATTTTGACTTTCGAAGCCAGCTTTTGGATCGCCACCTGGGTATGGTTCTTCGCGATTTGTACCTACTTAAATGCAGGTTGGATGCGCGAACAGATGTGCCTACATTGCTGCCCGTACGCACGCTTTCAGTCTGTGATGTTTGATGCTAATACCAAGACAGTCACCTATGATGCCAGCCGTGGCGAAAGCCGTGGTCCACGCAAACGCAAACAAGAGACTGACTTAGGTGACTGCGTAGACTGTAACCTGTGTGTGGATGTTTGCCCAACAGGCATTGATATTCGTAACGGCCTACAGTATGAATGCATCAACTGTGGTGCCTGCGTCGATGCCTGTAATCAAACCATGGAGAAGTTCGGTTATAAAACTAACCTCATCAGCTATGCCAGCGAAAATGAGCTAGTCGATAAAGCTGTGCCTTTTTACGAGTCCTATAAATTCCTAGGCTATGGTATCGCCGCATTGATCATGCTTGCAGTGATTGGATTTGATATTAGTAGCCGCTCAGCCATTGAGCTTAATGTTATTCGCGATCGACAAACCCTTTACCGTGAAACGCTCACCGATGCTATCGAGAATAGTTTTACCTTAAAGATCCGCAATAAAACTCAACAGGCACGTCACTATCAAATATACGTATCGGGTAATAACAGCTACCAACTCGCAGGCAAATCACGAGTATTAATTGAGGCTGGCGAACAGCTGGATTACCCAGTAACGGTGTCAGCCGATCTCAACGCGCTTGATAAAAGCCGCAATGAAATAACCTTTGTGGTCGCCGAACAACACAGCCATAGTCAGGTGGCGCAAAACTCCAGCTTCTTTAGCCCGATTTAA
- a CDS encoding YacL family protein produces MEYDFLRNTVTGTAFARFSMDHEALGFWLSEELGDDAGKYVEICQQIAKLQASQLSDWRLVGKALSIELDREQARVFANNIAEGDSDDVEMDESMSFYDGESEAFCGLEDFYEVLINWREFLDER; encoded by the coding sequence ATGGAATACGATTTTTTGCGCAATACGGTAACCGGCACTGCTTTTGCGCGGTTTAGTATGGATCATGAAGCACTAGGATTCTGGTTGTCAGAAGAGTTGGGTGATGATGCTGGTAAGTATGTTGAGATCTGTCAACAGATTGCAAAACTGCAAGCTAGCCAATTAAGTGATTGGCGTCTAGTTGGGAAGGCACTTTCTATTGAGTTAGATCGTGAGCAGGCTAGGGTCTTTGCTAATAATATCGCAGAAGGTGACAGCGATGATGTTGAAATGGATGAATCTATGTCATTTTATGATGGTGAGTCAGAAGCTTTTTGCGGGCTAGAAGATTTTTACGAGGTATTGATTAATTGGCGCGAATTTTTAGATGAACGCTAG
- a CDS encoding long-chain-fatty-acid--CoA ligase: MAYDSDSTLDLSRYASLNDLIELASARYSDKAAYSCLGHETTFNEINHYSRQFAAYLQQETNLVQGDRVAIQLPNITQFVIAAYGAIKAGMVLVNTNPLYTQRELIHQFNDSGAKALVVLSDLLPTLTEVVANTGIETVISTHAMDLIAPQPQPEVPFATVPFCDVLSAGEKLTYAPVISVSGQIAALQYTGGTTGLSKGAMLTHGNLLANAMQIKSRLGDRLVEGEEIFVAPLPVYHIYAFMVNLVLYYERGGCSVLIPNPRDISGLISTLGQYPFTGFAGLNTLFVGLCHQPEFKALDFSHLKVTISGGTALTQAAASIWQQTTGCTISEGYGLSETSPVVSLNAPGLEQLGTIGKPVLGTQVKILDMDDNEVPIGETGELAVFGPQVMLGYWNNPDETAKVMTSDGYFKTGDIALATDDGYHKIVDRKKDMIIVSGFNVYPNEVEDVLSNHEAVLECAVIGVEDERSGEAVKAVIVLSDSNIEHEQAKAMVDKYCREQLTAYKVPKIISFVDALPKSTVGKILRRELRK; the protein is encoded by the coding sequence ATGGCATATGATTCAGACTCGACACTAGACCTTTCACGCTACGCATCGCTTAATGATCTGATAGAGCTTGCTAGTGCAAGATATAGTGATAAAGCCGCGTACTCCTGCTTAGGCCACGAGACAACCTTCAACGAAATTAACCACTACTCACGTCAATTTGCCGCTTATCTGCAGCAAGAGACCAATCTAGTGCAAGGTGACAGAGTCGCGATTCAACTGCCCAACATTACCCAATTTGTGATTGCCGCTTACGGTGCAATCAAGGCTGGCATGGTGTTAGTTAACACTAACCCACTCTACACCCAACGTGAACTTATCCACCAGTTCAATGACTCAGGCGCAAAAGCCTTAGTCGTGTTATCAGACTTACTACCGACGTTAACCGAAGTGGTCGCTAACACGGGCATTGAAACCGTTATCTCAACCCATGCGATGGACTTAATTGCACCGCAGCCGCAACCAGAAGTGCCATTTGCAACCGTACCTTTTTGTGATGTGCTCTCGGCAGGAGAGAAGCTTACCTATGCGCCGGTCATTAGTGTTTCTGGCCAAATCGCCGCGCTGCAATATACGGGCGGTACCACTGGCCTATCAAAAGGCGCAATGCTGACTCATGGCAATCTACTCGCCAATGCAATGCAGATAAAATCCCGCTTAGGCGATAGGTTAGTGGAAGGGGAAGAGATATTTGTCGCACCGCTCCCTGTGTACCACATCTACGCCTTTATGGTGAATTTGGTGCTCTACTATGAACGCGGCGGCTGCTCAGTACTTATTCCCAACCCACGTGATATTTCAGGATTAATATCCACCTTAGGACAATATCCTTTTACTGGCTTTGCAGGGCTCAATACTCTATTTGTTGGCCTCTGTCATCAGCCCGAGTTTAAAGCATTAGATTTTAGCCATCTAAAGGTCACTATCTCAGGTGGCACAGCACTTACCCAGGCCGCCGCCAGTATTTGGCAGCAAACTACTGGCTGCACTATCTCAGAAGGTTATGGATTATCAGAAACCTCCCCAGTAGTTTCACTCAATGCCCCAGGACTTGAGCAACTCGGTACCATAGGTAAACCCGTTCTTGGTACTCAAGTTAAGATCCTAGATATGGATGATAATGAAGTGCCTATCGGTGAAACAGGCGAACTTGCCGTCTTTGGCCCACAAGTGATGTTAGGTTATTGGAATAATCCCGATGAAACCGCCAAGGTGATGACCAGTGATGGTTACTTTAAAACTGGCGATATTGCCCTAGCGACAGACGACGGTTACCACAAAATTGTTGATCGCAAAAAAGACATGATAATCGTTTCAGGCTTTAACGTTTACCCTAATGAAGTCGAAGATGTGTTATCTAACCATGAAGCCGTACTCGAATGCGCCGTCATCGGTGTCGAAGATGAGCGCAGCGGCGAAGCAGTAAAAGCGGTTATCGTTCTCAGTGACAGCAATATAGAACACGAGCAAGCAAAGGCAATGGTCGACAAGTACTGCCGTGAACAACTCACGGCATATAAAGTCCCTAAGATCATCAGCTTTGTTGACGCCCTACCTAAATCAACCGTAGGGAAAATTCTGCGCAGAGAGCTGCGTAAGTAA
- a CDS encoding P-II family nitrogen regulator: MKLVSAIIKPFKLDDVREAIASVGIEGMTVTEVKGFGRQKGHTELYRGAEYQVDFLPKVKLEIATKAENVEMLVEAITGAARTGKIGDGKIFVTNLEQATRIRTGELDNEAL, from the coding sequence ATGAAATTGGTCAGTGCCATTATTAAGCCGTTTAAGTTAGATGATGTAAGAGAAGCTATCGCCAGTGTCGGTATTGAAGGGATGACAGTGACAGAAGTTAAAGGCTTTGGTCGTCAAAAAGGCCATACAGAGCTTTATCGAGGTGCAGAGTACCAAGTTGATTTTCTGCCAAAAGTTAAACTCGAAATAGCAACCAAAGCGGAAAATGTAGAAATGCTAGTGGAAGCGATTACCGGTGCAGCCCGTACTGGCAAGATTGGTGATGGCAAAATTTTCGTTACCAACTTAGAGCAAGCAACCAGGATAAGAACTGGCGAACTCGATAACGAAGCACTTTAA
- a CDS encoding sigma-54 interaction domain-containing protein, producing the protein MTAINLQQKTTHADFLPENQLILNAVSEGIYGFDLEGNAVFINPAAEKMTGWKNQELLGKNIHDCHHHSHNDGSHYPQEDCPIYSTLKDGVAREISHEVFWRKDGSSFPVHYTSTAVYKDGVMMGVVAIFRDISIQKQTEQSLRQALEQVQALSEKLSFENQYLQLELADRTGDVGISGSSNQISQLIQQIKLVANTESTVLISGENGTGKELVARNLHRLSNRSDKPLVSVNCAAFSAALLESELFGHEKGAYTGATSRRKGRFELANNGTLFLDEVAELTLEAQSKLLRVIQEQEFERVGSSQTIKVDIRLITATHHDLLKRVEQGLFRMDLYYRLNVFPIIVPPLRNRLSDIPELVSHLIQELNRKLGKKISKVSQRGMQKLIKHSWPGNVRELQNVLEREMILSNGPVLEFGQLTTESQTQTSSSSGTKQTLAEIEKAHILKILKQNQWRISGVTGAAAILGMPPSTLRSRMSKLGISRPI; encoded by the coding sequence ATGACAGCTATCAATCTGCAACAAAAAACCACACACGCAGACTTTCTGCCAGAAAACCAATTGATATTGAATGCCGTCAGTGAAGGGATCTACGGCTTTGATCTCGAGGGCAATGCGGTGTTCATCAATCCAGCCGCTGAAAAAATGACTGGCTGGAAAAACCAAGAGCTACTAGGCAAAAATATTCATGACTGCCATCACCATAGCCACAACGATGGAAGCCACTATCCCCAAGAAGACTGTCCTATCTATAGCACCCTTAAGGATGGCGTTGCACGTGAAATAAGCCATGAAGTGTTTTGGCGAAAAGATGGTTCGAGTTTTCCAGTGCATTACACTTCAACCGCCGTATATAAAGATGGTGTGATGATGGGGGTAGTCGCGATATTTCGTGACATCAGTATTCAAAAGCAAACTGAGCAATCTTTAAGGCAAGCGTTAGAGCAGGTTCAGGCGTTGTCGGAAAAACTATCTTTCGAAAATCAATACCTACAGCTAGAGCTTGCCGACAGAACTGGGGATGTAGGAATATCAGGTAGCAGCAATCAAATATCTCAGTTAATCCAACAGATAAAACTGGTGGCAAACACAGAGAGCACCGTACTCATTAGTGGCGAAAACGGCACAGGTAAAGAGTTGGTTGCGCGTAATCTACACCGTTTAAGTAACCGCTCCGACAAACCGTTAGTGAGTGTTAACTGCGCCGCATTTTCAGCAGCATTGCTAGAAAGTGAACTGTTTGGTCATGAAAAAGGCGCTTATACTGGAGCGACAAGCCGACGCAAGGGGCGATTTGAACTGGCTAACAATGGCACGCTGTTTCTCGATGAAGTCGCTGAGCTAACCCTTGAAGCTCAGTCGAAGTTACTACGCGTGATCCAAGAGCAAGAGTTCGAGCGAGTAGGCAGTAGCCAAACGATAAAGGTGGATATTAGATTGATTACTGCGACTCACCATGACCTACTCAAACGGGTCGAACAGGGATTGTTTAGAATGGATCTATACTACCGCCTCAATGTCTTTCCAATCATCGTACCGCCACTGCGTAATCGATTATCTGATATTCCAGAACTAGTCAGTCACTTAATTCAAGAACTTAATAGAAAGCTCGGTAAAAAAATCAGCAAAGTGAGCCAACGCGGCATGCAAAAGCTCATCAAACACAGTTGGCCTGGCAATGTACGTGAGCTGCAAAATGTCCTTGAAAGGGAAATGATTTTATCAAATGGCCCCGTACTAGAGTTTGGCCAGTTAACCACTGAATCACAAACGCAAACATCAAGCAGCAGCGGGACTAAGCAAACATTAGCTGAAATAGAAAAAGCCCACATATTAAAGATATTAAAGCAGAACCAATGGCGGATCTCTGGTGTAACTGGGGCTGCGGCAATACTCGGTATGCCACCTAGCACTTTGCGCTCTCGAATGAGCAAGCTGGGTATTAGCCGTCCCATTTAA
- a CDS encoding lipocalin family protein produces MRFFLVLSMLFLSACTGLPKGIQPVDDFELPKYLGTWYEIARLDHSFERGMTQVTANYEMREDGGVKVTNRGFKTDEKTWNSADGKAFFVDETNIGHLKVSFFGPFYGSYVVYELDKVGYQYAFITSYNRDYLWFLSRTPEVSEELKQQFIKQAKELGFAMDEIIWVSQS; encoded by the coding sequence ATGCGGTTTTTCTTAGTGTTATCGATGTTGTTTTTGTCAGCTTGTACCGGCCTACCAAAAGGTATTCAACCGGTCGATGATTTTGAGTTACCTAAGTACCTCGGCACTTGGTATGAGATCGCTAGGCTCGACCATAGTTTTGAGCGTGGTATGACACAAGTGACCGCTAATTATGAGATGCGTGAAGATGGCGGTGTTAAGGTCACTAATCGTGGTTTTAAAACCGACGAGAAAACATGGAATAGCGCCGATGGCAAAGCTTTCTTTGTTGATGAGACTAACATTGGCCACTTAAAGGTATCGTTCTTTGGGCCATTTTACGGCTCTTATGTGGTGTATGAATTGGATAAAGTGGGCTATCAGTACGCTTTTATCACCAGTTACAACCGCGATTACCTGTGGTTTTTATCTAGAACGCCAGAGGTAAGTGAGGAGCTTAAACAGCAGTTTATCAAGCAAGCTAAAGAGTTAGGGTTTGCGATGGATGAGATTATTTGGGTTAGTCAGTCGTAG
- the nrfA gene encoding ammonia-forming nitrite reductase cytochrome c552 subunit, which yields MVRTLTKKTFAVSAMVAASLLAGSAFASDKTEPRNEIYKDKFSKQYDSWHDTSESKEIVDMLEEVPSLVVLWAGYGFAKDYNAPRGHMYAVTDVRNTLRTGAPTSAEDGPMPMACWSCKSPDVPRMIEEQGEDGYFTGKWAKGGPEIVNVLGCSDCHEKGKSKLRISRPFGERAMETLGTPFDKASRKDKQSMVCGQCHVEYYFEKTKDKKGFVKFPWDNGTTVEQMEVYYDNIEFSDWTHAVSKTPMLKAQHPGYETWQLGVHGKNNVSCTDCHMPKVKNAEGRKFTDHKVGNPFDRFEETCATCHEQSKEFMVNLTEERKHKVADLKERAETQLVKAHFEAKAAWDAGATEAEMKPILMDIRHSQWRWDYATASHGVAAHAADEALRVLGTAVDKAADARIKLAQLLAAKGVKQPIAYPDTSTKAKAQAALGMDMKKMNADKAEFKKTMLPKWDAEAEKREATYK from the coding sequence ATGGTGAGAACATTAACTAAAAAGACTTTTGCAGTAAGTGCAATGGTCGCTGCAAGCTTACTAGCTGGCAGCGCATTCGCAAGTGATAAAACTGAACCACGTAACGAAATTTACAAAGATAAATTTTCAAAGCAATACGATAGCTGGCATGACACTTCAGAAAGCAAAGAAATTGTCGATATGCTTGAAGAAGTACCAAGCTTAGTTGTCCTTTGGGCTGGTTACGGTTTTGCTAAAGACTATAACGCTCCTCGTGGCCACATGTACGCCGTTACAGACGTACGTAACACGCTTCGTACTGGCGCACCAACTTCAGCTGAAGATGGTCCAATGCCAATGGCATGTTGGTCTTGTAAGAGCCCAGACGTACCTCGTATGATCGAAGAACAAGGTGAAGATGGTTATTTCACTGGCAAGTGGGCTAAAGGCGGTCCTGAAATTGTCAATGTTCTAGGGTGTTCTGATTGTCACGAAAAAGGTAAGTCGAAGCTACGTATCTCTCGTCCATTTGGCGAGCGTGCTATGGAAACACTAGGCACTCCATTTGATAAAGCTTCTCGCAAAGACAAGCAATCAATGGTTTGTGGTCAGTGTCACGTCGAGTACTACTTCGAGAAGACTAAAGATAAGAAAGGTTTCGTTAAGTTCCCTTGGGATAACGGCACTACAGTTGAGCAGATGGAAGTCTACTATGACAACATCGAATTCTCTGATTGGACTCACGCCGTTTCTAAAACACCAATGCTGAAAGCACAGCACCCTGGTTATGAAACTTGGCAGTTAGGTGTACACGGTAAGAACAACGTAAGTTGTACTGACTGTCACATGCCTAAAGTTAAGAATGCTGAAGGCCGTAAGTTTACTGACCATAAAGTGGGTAACCCATTCGATCGCTTTGAAGAGACTTGTGCTACTTGTCACGAGCAAAGCAAAGAGTTCATGGTTAACCTAACTGAAGAGCGTAAGCATAAAGTTGCTGACCTTAAAGAGCGTGCTGAAACTCAGCTAGTTAAAGCTCACTTCGAAGCAAAAGCTGCTTGGGATGCTGGTGCAACTGAAGCCGAAATGAAGCCTATCCTTATGGATATCCGTCATTCACAATGGCGCTGGGATTATGCAACTGCATCACACGGTGTTGCTGCTCACGCTGCAGATGAAGCTCTTCGTGTACTAGGTACTGCGGTAGACAAAGCTGCTGATGCTCGCATCAAGCTTGCTCAACTACTTGCTGCTAAAGGTGTTAAGCAACCAATTGCTTACCCAGACACTTCTACCAAAGCTAAAGCTCAAGCAGCTCTAGGTATGGACATGAAGAAGATGAATGCTGATAAAGCTGAATTCAAGAAAACTATGTTACCTAAGTGGGATGCTGAAGCTGAAAAGCGTGAAGCGACTTACAAGTAA
- a CDS encoding type II secretion system protein, whose translation MEKNGFTLIELVVVIIILGILAVTAAPRFIDLGSDARKSVMQSLQGSLSDAVKMSHAKALISNKMDSSDSFIISGKHYGLRYGYPDFVIYGDGSTSDKALAVNSLIELDSDADITYDDSYSPAVFEYSSAPTPERCRVKYFRAASLTSPAVIETDFSGC comes from the coding sequence ATGGAAAAAAATGGCTTCACACTGATTGAACTGGTTGTTGTTATTATAATTTTAGGTATTTTAGCCGTAACAGCAGCACCTAGGTTTATTGACTTGGGCAGCGATGCTAGAAAGTCAGTCATGCAGTCTCTGCAAGGTAGTTTAAGCGACGCTGTTAAGATGTCGCATGCAAAAGCACTAATATCAAACAAAATGGATTCCAGTGACAGCTTTATCATTAGTGGAAAACACTATGGCTTACGTTATGGTTACCCTGACTTTGTGATCTATGGCGATGGCTCTACCAGTGATAAAGCACTCGCAGTAAACAGTTTGATAGAGTTAGATAGCGACGCTGACATTACCTATGACGATAGTTACTCACCAGCCGTATTCGAATACTCTTCAGCACCAACACCTGAGCGCTGCCGAGTAAAATACTTTCGAGCAGCAAGCCTAACTTCACCCGCAGTTATAGAAACAGATTTCAGTGGTTGTTAA